The Zingiber officinale cultivar Zhangliang chromosome 10A, Zo_v1.1, whole genome shotgun sequence genome contains a region encoding:
- the LOC122026463 gene encoding cysteine-rich receptor-like protein kinase 37 produces the protein MTDERSSIGSSQEAPQIYRFNLEEIECATQYFSEVNLLSKKSSFAATYKGILHDGTEVAVKRINKTSCKSEEAEFLMGLKALTLLRHENLVGLRGFCYSRARGECFLIYDFVANGSLSEYLDVKCDEIHKVLDWSVRVCIIKGIAKGILLDLYDYLFSFSDSYHNEYTTVTTTATNIDHLRWNFILSFNYICTLP, from the coding sequence ATGACCGATGAGAGGAGCAGTATCGGGTCATCTCAAGAGGCTCCTCAGATCTATAGGTTTAACTTGGAGGAGATAGAATGTGCTACTCAGTACTTTTCGGAGGTGAATTTACTTAGCAAGAAAAGCAGCTTTGCGGCAACATACAAGGGGATACTACACGATGGAACGGAGGTTGCAGTGAAGAGGATCAACAAGACTAGTTGCAAGTCAGAGGAAGCTGAGTTTCTCATGGGTTTGAAGGCATTGACATTGCTAAGGCATGAGAACCTAGTTGGATTAAGGGGCTTCTGTTATTCAAGAGCAAGAGGAGAGTGTTTCCTCATTTATGATTTTGTTGCAAATGGGAGTTTGTCGGAATATCTAGATGTCAAATGCGATGAGATTCACAAGGTCCTTGATTGGTCTGTAAGAGTTTGTATCATCAAAGGCATTGCTAAAGGTATTCTACTTGACCTATATGACTATTTATTTTCCTTCTCAGATAGCTATCATAATGAATATACTACTgtaacaacaacagcaacaaacatTGATCATTTAAGATGGAATTTCATCTTGTCATTTAACTACATTTGCACTTTGCCTTGA